Proteins found in one Lathamus discolor isolate bLatDis1 chromosome 7, bLatDis1.hap1, whole genome shotgun sequence genomic segment:
- the LOC136018156 gene encoding uncharacterized protein LOC136018156 isoform X2, with the protein MSNERPMNPGSSTLAGGLKRKRGRPKKQPQEGAVGPLPVKKPRGRPKGSKKVTTESGQMVEPSTGKRPRGRPRKWASLEKTVPGPAKLLILGDLWVPSLPQLSSVPPVRTLLKPEDWEANRTFNVIFQILPL; encoded by the exons ATGAGCAACGAGAGGCCCATGAACCCTGGCTCATCTACCCTGGCTGGGGGCCTGAAGAGAAAGAGGGGAAGACCAAAGAAGCAGCCACAG GAGGGGGCTGTAGGACCATTGCCAGTGAAGAAACCACGAGGAAGGCCAAAAGGAAGCAAGAAAGTGACTACTGAATCAGGACAAATG gtAGAGCCTTCTACTGGGAAAAGGCCAAGAGGGAGGCCCCGCAAGTGG GCATCACTGGAAAAGACGGTTCCAGGCCCGGCAAAACTACTGATCTTAGGAGATCTCTGGGTACCATCCCTGCCACAGCTCAGTAGTGTTCCACCTGTTCGCACCTTGCTAAAGCCAGAGGACTGGGAAGCAAACAGGACTTTTAATGTCATATTTCAGATTCTTCCTTTGTGA
- the LOC136018156 gene encoding high mobility group protein HMGI-C-like isoform X1: MSNERPMNPGSSTLAGGLKRKRGRPKKQPQEGAVGPLPVKKPRGRPKGSKKVTTESGQMVEPSTGKRPRGRPRKWPQPVAEGGVSQEGNPQGSSDSNLNSAPATQGITGKDGSRPGKTTDLRRSLGTIPATAQ, translated from the exons ATGAGCAACGAGAGGCCCATGAACCCTGGCTCATCTACCCTGGCTGGGGGCCTGAAGAGAAAGAGGGGAAGACCAAAGAAGCAGCCACAG GAGGGGGCTGTAGGACCATTGCCAGTGAAGAAACCACGAGGAAGGCCAAAAGGAAGCAAGAAAGTGACTACTGAATCAGGACAAATG gtAGAGCCTTCTACTGGGAAAAGGCCAAGAGGGAGGCCCCGCAAGTGG CCTCAACCAGTGGCCGAAGGAGGAGTGTCTCAGGAGGGAAATCCTCAGGGAAGCAGTGACTCGAATTTGAACTCGGCGCCAGCTACACAAG GCATCACTGGAAAAGACGGTTCCAGGCCCGGCAAAACTACTGATCTTAGGAGATCTCTGGGTACCATCCCTGCCACAGCTCAGTAG